The following proteins are co-located in the Micromonospora coriariae genome:
- a CDS encoding helix-turn-helix domain-containing protein yields MAGSQSDGRLSEVKFLTVAEVATVMRVSKMTVYRLVHSGELTAVRVGRSFRVPEHAVHEYLRGAFQETA; encoded by the coding sequence ATGGCCGGGTCGCAGTCCGACGGACGGCTGTCGGAGGTCAAGTTCCTCACCGTTGCCGAGGTGGCGACGGTGATGCGGGTGTCGAAGATGACGGTCTATCGCCTGGTGCACAGCGGTGAGCTCACCGCGGTCCGGGTGGGCCGTTCGTTCCGGGTGCCTGAGCACGCGGTGCACGAATATCTCCGGGGTGCCTTTCAGGAGACCGCCTGA
- a CDS encoding 30S ribosomal protein bS22 yields MGSVVKKRRKRMAKKKHRKLLRKTRVQRRRLGK; encoded by the coding sequence ATGGGCTCGGTGGTCAAGAAGCGCCGCAAGCGCATGGCTAAGAAGAAGCACCGCAAGCTGCTGCGCAAGACCCGCGTCCAGCGTCGCCGTCTCGGCAAGTGA
- a CDS encoding NAD-dependent epimerase/dehydratase family protein yields MTPGSTSGAPGVVVVTGVGRYLGAHVAARLAADPRIERVIGVDAPEPGAEFTDLLDRVERIRVDAGSLGGLLADLDVDAVVHLALVSAADPQHGGRSAMKDQNVIGTMQLLAACQRAPRLRKLVVRSSTAAYGVSFRDPAVFTEETEPREVPRGGFGRDILDVEGYVRGFRRRRSDVTATVLRFAPFIGSTADTTLTRYFAQPLVPTVFGRDPRLQFLHFDDALEVLHRSIVEDHPGTYNVAGPGVLSLSQAIRRAGRVAVPVLEPGLSGAAALARSMGFGRYGLDQVDLFVHGRVVDTTRLEREYGFTPRSTAAAFDDFIRAHHGGVVVTRDHLAAAEQLVLDGIRQVRSAIRERS; encoded by the coding sequence ATGACCCCCGGTAGCACCTCAGGTGCTCCGGGGGTCGTCGTCGTCACCGGGGTCGGCCGCTACCTGGGCGCCCACGTGGCGGCCCGGCTGGCCGCCGACCCGCGCATCGAGCGGGTCATCGGGGTGGACGCGCCCGAACCCGGCGCCGAGTTCACCGATCTGCTGGACCGCGTCGAACGGATCCGCGTCGACGCCGGCTCGCTCGGCGGGCTCCTCGCCGACCTGGACGTCGACGCGGTGGTGCACCTCGCGCTGGTCAGCGCCGCCGACCCGCAGCACGGCGGCCGGTCGGCCATGAAGGACCAGAACGTCATCGGCACCATGCAACTGCTCGCCGCCTGCCAACGGGCACCCCGGCTGCGCAAGCTGGTGGTCCGCTCGTCGACCGCCGCGTACGGCGTGTCGTTCCGGGACCCGGCGGTGTTCACCGAGGAGACCGAGCCGCGCGAGGTGCCGCGCGGCGGGTTCGGCCGCGACATCCTCGACGTCGAGGGGTACGTCCGCGGCTTCCGGCGTCGCCGGTCCGACGTCACCGCGACGGTGCTGCGCTTCGCGCCGTTCATCGGCTCGACCGCCGACACGACGTTGACCCGCTACTTCGCCCAGCCGCTGGTGCCCACTGTCTTCGGCCGCGATCCCCGCCTGCAGTTCCTGCACTTCGACGACGCGTTGGAGGTGCTGCACCGGTCGATCGTGGAGGATCACCCCGGCACCTACAACGTCGCCGGGCCGGGGGTGCTCTCCCTGTCCCAGGCGATCCGGCGGGCCGGTCGTGTGGCCGTCCCGGTGCTGGAGCCGGGCCTCTCCGGTGCGGCCGCGCTGGCCCGCAGCATGGGCTTCGGCCGCTACGGCCTGGACCAGGTCGACCTCTTCGTGCACGGCCGGGTGGTCGACACCACCCGGCTGGAGCGCGAGTACGGCTTCACGCCGCGCTCCACCGCCGCGGCCTTCGACGACTTCATCCGCGCCCACCACGGAGGCGTCGTGGTCACCCGGGATCACCTGGCCGCCGCCGAGCAGCTCGTCCTGGACGGCATCCGGCAGGTCCGCTCGGCGATTCGGGAGCGGTCGTGA
- a CDS encoding lysophospholipid acyltransferase family protein: MGRFDVPQGPVAPAVEPARRNGHRPTAPFAPTPAAADEVDTAATDEPAGGPATDEPAGPATDGAPGGTEPAVPDRPGDHWDRKVANGLSFLRRRLSGDYEVDEFGFDPELTDAVFHPLLRLLYRDWFRTEVSGVEHVPVDGPALVVGNHSGTVALDALILSAALHDKHPARRYLRLLGADLVFRMPVVSEIARKTGGTVACNPDAERLLRGGDLVGVFPEGFKGVGKLYADRYKLQRFGRGGFVSAALRTGTPIVPVAIVGGEEIYPMLADIKPLARLLKLPYFPVTPTFPWLGPLGMVPLPSKWLIQFCPPIPTAHLTDSADDPLVVFNLADQVRETIQQTLHTLLERRPDPFGP, encoded by the coding sequence ATCGGGCGGTTCGACGTACCGCAGGGGCCGGTCGCGCCAGCCGTGGAGCCGGCGCGGCGCAACGGACACCGACCGACGGCCCCGTTTGCGCCGACCCCGGCGGCGGCTGACGAGGTCGACACCGCGGCCACCGACGAGCCGGCCGGCGGCCCGGCCACCGACGAACCGGCGGGTCCGGCCACCGACGGCGCGCCGGGTGGCACCGAGCCGGCCGTTCCGGATCGGCCGGGTGACCACTGGGACCGGAAGGTCGCGAACGGCCTCTCGTTCCTGCGCCGACGGCTCTCCGGCGACTACGAGGTCGACGAGTTCGGCTTCGATCCGGAGCTGACCGACGCGGTCTTCCACCCGCTGCTGCGGCTGCTCTACCGGGACTGGTTCCGCACCGAGGTCAGCGGGGTGGAGCACGTGCCCGTCGACGGGCCCGCCCTGGTGGTCGGCAACCACTCGGGCACTGTGGCGCTGGACGCGTTGATCCTCTCGGCGGCGCTGCACGACAAGCACCCGGCTCGTCGCTACCTGCGCCTGCTCGGCGCGGACCTGGTCTTCCGAATGCCGGTGGTGTCGGAGATCGCCCGCAAGACCGGTGGCACGGTGGCCTGCAACCCGGACGCCGAGCGGCTGCTCCGCGGCGGCGACCTGGTCGGTGTCTTCCCCGAGGGCTTCAAGGGCGTCGGCAAGCTCTACGCCGACCGGTACAAGCTGCAACGGTTCGGCCGGGGCGGCTTCGTCTCGGCGGCGCTGCGCACCGGCACCCCGATCGTGCCGGTCGCCATCGTCGGCGGCGAGGAGATCTATCCGATGCTCGCCGACATCAAGCCTCTCGCGCGGCTTCTCAAGCTGCCGTACTTCCCGGTCACGCCGACCTTCCCGTGGCTCGGGCCGCTGGGCATGGTGCCGCTGCCCAGCAAGTGGCTGATCCAGTTCTGCCCACCGATCCCGACCGCGCACCTGACCGACTCGGCGGACGATCCGCTTGTGGTCTTCAACCTCGCCGACCAGGTGCGGGAGACCATCCAGCAGACCCTGCACACGCTGCTGGAGCGGCGACCGGACCCGTTCGGCCCCTGA
- a CDS encoding HAD family hydrolase, protein MARSRKVTVSTDVHGHTAGWAETELAPATAPDPTAAAFFDVDNTMMQGASIYWFARGLAARNYFTSADLARFAWQQLRFRLLAREHAGDMSQAKEAALAFVEGWRVDDVERLTEEIFDELMAPRIWAGTHQLAQRHLDAGQRVWLVSAAPVEIGRVIATRLGLTGAIGTVAEVVDGAYTGRLVGDLMHGPAKAEAVTQLAAVERLDLTRCAAYSDSANDLPLLSAVGRAVAVNPDGTLLRQARQRGWEVRDFRTGRRAVKIAVPSTAAAGLVAGVVAGGLALQRRRRSG, encoded by the coding sequence GTGGCCCGCAGCCGCAAGGTGACGGTCAGCACCGACGTCCATGGTCACACCGCCGGTTGGGCGGAGACCGAGCTGGCTCCGGCGACCGCGCCAGACCCGACCGCAGCGGCGTTCTTCGACGTGGACAACACGATGATGCAGGGCGCGTCGATCTACTGGTTCGCCCGCGGCCTCGCCGCCCGGAACTACTTCACAAGCGCCGACCTTGCCCGGTTCGCCTGGCAGCAGCTCCGGTTCCGGTTGCTGGCCCGGGAGCACGCCGGTGACATGTCCCAGGCCAAGGAGGCCGCGCTCGCCTTCGTCGAGGGCTGGCGGGTGGACGACGTGGAACGCCTCACGGAGGAGATCTTCGACGAGCTGATGGCTCCCCGGATCTGGGCCGGCACCCACCAACTCGCCCAGCGCCACCTGGACGCTGGCCAGCGTGTCTGGCTGGTCAGCGCCGCCCCGGTGGAGATCGGACGGGTGATCGCCACCCGGCTCGGCCTGACCGGCGCCATCGGCACGGTGGCCGAGGTGGTGGACGGGGCGTACACCGGGCGGCTGGTGGGCGACCTCATGCACGGGCCGGCGAAGGCCGAGGCGGTCACCCAGCTCGCCGCAGTGGAGCGACTGGACCTGACCCGCTGCGCGGCCTACAGCGACTCGGCCAACGACCTGCCGCTGCTCTCCGCCGTGGGGCGGGCGGTAGCGGTCAATCCGGACGGCACCCTGCTGCGGCAGGCGCGGCAGCGCGGCTGGGAGGTGCGGGACTTCCGCACCGGCCGCCGTGCCGTCAAGATCGCCGTACCGTCGACCGCGGCGGCCGGTCTGGTCGCCGGCGTGGTCGCCGGCGGCCTGGCGTTGCAGCGCCGCCGCCGCAGCGGCTGA
- a CDS encoding DUF5667 domain-containing protein has protein sequence MPAVDDILFSRRRAERFAQLLDEANGGRRHHVRSRADGQLAPLVAVGQRLSVDPPAVEVDPDFRTGLRAMLLATAVREGLGATPPAGEPATTRPASTTRASLLPAVTARRARARGAILIGIAAGAIAVSGISAASENAVPGDALYGMKRSTERAQLALASSDISRGQLFLDFARTRLGEAAELRGDRIGYSAVLDDMDADTRQGVRLLTAAAVQRAEPASLDTVNTFVAGQRRAVGNLLDGATRADRERTRRSLVLLDSIRERSDALRAAIACGLPAPAASDALGPAPSACPGTR, from the coding sequence GTGCCTGCGGTGGACGACATCCTCTTCTCCCGCCGGCGCGCCGAGCGCTTCGCGCAGCTTCTCGACGAGGCCAACGGCGGCCGGCGGCACCACGTCCGGTCCCGGGCGGATGGCCAGCTCGCCCCACTCGTCGCAGTGGGCCAGCGACTCAGCGTCGATCCACCGGCGGTCGAGGTGGACCCCGACTTCCGCACCGGCCTGCGGGCGATGCTGCTCGCCACCGCCGTGCGGGAAGGGCTGGGCGCTACCCCACCGGCCGGGGAACCGGCCACCACGCGTCCCGCCAGCACCACCCGCGCCTCGCTGCTTCCGGCGGTCACCGCCCGCCGGGCCCGCGCCCGGGGCGCGATCCTGATCGGCATCGCGGCCGGCGCCATCGCCGTCTCCGGCATCTCCGCGGCCAGCGAGAACGCCGTCCCCGGCGACGCGCTGTACGGGATGAAGCGCTCGACCGAGCGGGCCCAGTTGGCCCTGGCCAGCTCCGACATCAGCCGCGGTCAGCTCTTCCTGGACTTCGCCCGCACCCGACTCGGCGAGGCCGCCGAGCTGCGCGGTGACCGGATCGGCTACAGCGCGGTCCTCGACGACATGGACGCCGACACCCGGCAGGGTGTGCGCCTGCTCACCGCCGCCGCCGTGCAGCGGGCCGAGCCGGCCAGCCTGGACACCGTAAACACCTTCGTCGCTGGCCAGCGCCGAGCGGTGGGCAACCTGCTCGACGGGGCCACCCGGGCCGACCGGGAGCGCACCCGGCGTTCGCTGGTGCTGCTGGACAGCATCCGGGAGCGCTCGGACGCGCTGCGCGCGGCGATCGCCTGCGGCCTGCCGGCGCCGGCGGCCAGCGACGCCCTGGGCCCCGCGCCGTCCGCCTGCCCCGGCACCCGCTGA
- a CDS encoding ECF subfamily RNA polymerase sigma factor, BldN family, with protein sequence MTTFGYAERPVGLTGQTTRAQVNERPAARAPMDEPHSTAVRGDGTAKRIRNRPHHNEPPPRPGVPGGNAKPAGGRVAVPARPTMPVQGRRVSDTPATTTDPSAGETAVIPAVPATTTPTGFPSRPDPSDPATEVWTLIERAQAGESEAFGLIYDRYVDTVFRFVYFRVGNRQLAEDLTSDTFLRALKRISSFTWQGRDLGAWLVTIARNLVADHFKSGRYRLEVTTGDVLDADREDRGPEGSPEAAVVEHITNVALLTAVKQLNPEQQECIVLRFLQGFSVAETARAMGKNEGAIKALQYRAVRALARLLPDGFQP encoded by the coding sequence GTGACCACCTTCGGTTACGCGGAGCGCCCGGTCGGCCTGACCGGTCAGACGACCCGTGCCCAGGTCAACGAGCGGCCGGCGGCCCGCGCCCCGATGGACGAGCCGCACAGCACCGCCGTGCGGGGCGACGGGACAGCCAAGCGGATTCGCAACAGGCCACACCACAATGAGCCGCCACCACGACCGGGGGTGCCCGGCGGGAACGCGAAGCCGGCCGGGGGCCGGGTCGCCGTGCCGGCCCGGCCGACCATGCCGGTCCAGGGACGACGGGTCAGCGACACGCCGGCGACGACCACCGACCCGTCCGCGGGCGAGACGGCGGTGATCCCGGCGGTGCCGGCCACCACCACCCCGACCGGCTTTCCGAGCCGACCGGATCCGTCCGACCCGGCCACCGAGGTCTGGACGCTGATCGAGCGGGCCCAGGCCGGCGAGTCCGAGGCGTTCGGCCTGATCTACGACCGGTACGTGGACACCGTGTTCCGGTTCGTCTACTTCCGGGTCGGCAACCGGCAGCTCGCCGAGGATCTCACCTCGGACACCTTCCTCCGCGCGCTCAAGCGGATCAGCAGCTTCACCTGGCAGGGCCGCGACCTCGGCGCCTGGCTGGTGACCATCGCCCGCAACCTGGTCGCGGACCACTTCAAGTCCGGCCGGTACCGGCTGGAGGTCACCACCGGCGACGTCCTCGACGCCGACCGGGAGGACCGGGGCCCGGAGGGCAGCCCGGAGGCGGCGGTGGTCGAGCACATCACCAACGTCGCCCTGCTCACCGCCGTGAAGCAGCTCAATCCGGAGCAGCAGGAGTGCATCGTGCTCCGATTCCTCCAGGGCTTCTCGGTCGCCGAGACGGCCCGGGCGATGGGCAAGAACGAGGGCGCCATCAAGGCCCTCCAGTACCGGGCGGTCCGCGCGCTGGCCCGACTCCTGCCCGACGGCTTCCAGCCGTAG
- a CDS encoding AMP-binding protein: MQDASANPAPNLADRVHRAALDHGDRAALHWRDRTLSWSELDAAVDSTAHALTATAPPTDPGGTPPRVAIALPNTLDFVVSWLGALRAGLVAVPVNPGFTAPELRHVLADSGASVLIGTERVRGLVAEVAAELPALTAVHGTPPHSVDDVPEPPARPRRGGADLAVLLYTSGTEGRPKGAMLSHRALLANHEQVGRIEPQVVGPEDTVLLALPLFHAYGLNSGLGAVVHHGATGVLLDEPGPAAGLDEIARHRVSVLVGVPSMFLAWAGAAEVRAATASVRVAVCGAAPLEPAVAARFTEATGHPVHIGYGLTETAPVLTSTLVGGVAKAGSIGRPLPGVRLRLVGADGTDLWRDGLPTPDEDPDELDISDAAPGTDPGQIVVRGPNLFTGYWPDGRDGPDADGWWGTGDVAYADEDGDLFLVDRLGELILVNGFNVYPHEVELVLAGHPGVAESAVLGVPHPRTGETVRAYVVPAPGRQVTGEELLAHCARNLARFKCPTAVEFVDALPHSAIGKVRKAQLRSATPADPPANADTRTEVTDVH, translated from the coding sequence GTGCAGGACGCATCGGCAAACCCCGCGCCGAACCTCGCCGACCGGGTCCACCGGGCGGCTCTTGACCACGGCGACCGTGCCGCGCTGCACTGGCGTGACCGGACGCTCAGCTGGTCCGAACTGGACGCCGCGGTGGACTCCACAGCGCACGCGCTGACCGCCACCGCACCGCCCACCGACCCGGGCGGTACGCCACCACGCGTCGCGATCGCGCTGCCCAACACCCTGGACTTCGTCGTCAGCTGGCTCGGCGCGCTGCGCGCCGGGCTGGTCGCGGTGCCGGTCAACCCCGGCTTCACCGCCCCGGAGCTGCGGCACGTGCTGGCCGACTCCGGCGCGTCGGTGCTGATCGGCACCGAGCGGGTCCGGGGCCTGGTCGCCGAGGTGGCCGCCGAGCTGCCCGCGCTCACCGCCGTGCACGGCACGCCGCCCCACTCGGTCGACGACGTACCGGAGCCGCCGGCACGCCCACGCCGGGGCGGTGCCGACCTGGCCGTACTGCTCTACACCTCCGGCACCGAGGGCCGGCCCAAGGGCGCGATGCTCTCGCACCGCGCGCTGCTGGCCAACCACGAGCAGGTGGGCCGGATCGAGCCGCAGGTGGTCGGTCCGGAGGACACCGTGCTCCTGGCCCTGCCGCTGTTCCACGCGTACGGGCTCAACTCGGGGCTCGGCGCGGTCGTCCACCATGGCGCCACCGGCGTGCTGCTCGACGAGCCGGGGCCCGCGGCGGGGCTCGACGAGATCGCCCGGCACCGGGTCAGCGTGCTGGTCGGCGTACCGTCGATGTTCCTGGCCTGGGCCGGCGCGGCGGAGGTCCGCGCGGCGACCGCCTCCGTCCGGGTGGCGGTCTGCGGCGCGGCGCCGCTCGAGCCGGCGGTCGCGGCGCGCTTCACCGAGGCCACCGGTCATCCGGTGCACATCGGGTACGGCCTCACCGAGACCGCGCCGGTGCTCACCTCCACCCTGGTCGGCGGGGTGGCCAAGGCCGGCTCGATCGGTCGGCCGCTGCCCGGTGTCCGGTTGCGCCTGGTCGGCGCGGACGGCACGGACCTCTGGCGCGACGGCCTGCCCACCCCCGACGAGGATCCGGACGAGCTGGACATCTCCGACGCGGCGCCGGGCACCGACCCGGGGCAGATCGTGGTGCGCGGCCCCAACCTCTTCACCGGCTACTGGCCGGACGGCCGGGACGGCCCGGACGCCGACGGGTGGTGGGGGACCGGCGACGTCGCGTACGCCGACGAGGACGGCGACCTCTTCCTGGTCGACCGGCTCGGCGAGCTGATCCTGGTCAACGGGTTCAACGTCTATCCGCACGAGGTCGAGCTGGTGCTCGCCGGGCACCCCGGGGTGGCCGAGTCCGCCGTACTGGGTGTGCCGCATCCCCGGACCGGCGAGACTGTCCGGGCGTACGTGGTGCCGGCGCCGGGGCGGCAGGTGACCGGCGAGGAACTGCTCGCCCACTGCGCGCGGAACCTGGCCCGGTTCAAGTGCCCGACCGCTGTCGAGTTCGTCGACGCCCTGCCGCACTCGGCGATCGGCAAGGTACGCAAGGCCCAGCTCCGGTCGGCGACGCCGGCCGACCCGCCGGCGAACGCTGACACCCGCACGGAGGTAACCGATGTCCACTGA
- a CDS encoding glutaredoxin family protein, translating into MSTDARLALITRPGCHLCDDAKAALDRVVAVTGDKWVEWDVTGDEELEREYGDRLPVVMLDGKEHGYWRVEEERLLRDLTTPQL; encoded by the coding sequence ATGTCCACTGACGCCCGGCTCGCCCTCATCACCCGTCCCGGCTGCCATCTGTGCGACGACGCCAAGGCGGCGCTCGACCGGGTGGTGGCGGTCACCGGGGACAAGTGGGTCGAGTGGGACGTCACCGGGGACGAGGAGCTGGAGCGGGAGTACGGGGACCGGCTGCCGGTGGTGATGCTCGACGGCAAGGAGCACGGCTACTGGCGGGTGGAGGAGGAACGGCTGCTGCGGGACCTGACCACGCCGCAGCTCTGA
- a CDS encoding HAD family hydrolase, whose product MTPARPHLVWDWNGTLLNDLSLVVAATNVAFASVGGPVVTSDEHRVRFRRPIAEYYAEVLGQAVDDDEFGRLDRIFHDAYRSGLTTCELAADARTAMAAWPGSQSLLSMWFHEELVPTVHTYGLTGHFTRVDGLRATVGGDRKAESLERHLAELGVDGASVMLIGDSIDDADAALAVGGRAVLYTGGFTDPARLRASGHPVADTLTDAVALAQEVSSAGR is encoded by the coding sequence ATGACCCCTGCACGCCCCCACCTGGTGTGGGACTGGAACGGCACCCTGCTCAACGACCTCAGCCTGGTGGTCGCGGCCACCAACGTGGCGTTCGCCAGCGTGGGCGGGCCGGTGGTCACCTCCGACGAGCACCGGGTGCGGTTCCGTCGGCCGATCGCCGAGTACTACGCCGAGGTGCTCGGCCAGGCCGTGGACGACGACGAGTTCGGCCGGCTGGACCGGATCTTCCACGACGCGTACCGCAGCGGGTTGACCACCTGCGAGCTGGCCGCCGACGCGCGGACCGCGATGGCCGCCTGGCCGGGCAGCCAGAGCCTGCTCTCCATGTGGTTCCACGAGGAGCTGGTGCCCACCGTGCACACCTACGGGTTGACCGGTCACTTCACCCGGGTGGACGGGCTGCGGGCCACTGTCGGCGGCGACCGCAAGGCCGAGTCGCTCGAGCGGCACCTGGCCGAGCTGGGCGTGGACGGCGCGTCGGTGATGCTGATCGGCGACTCCATCGACGACGCGGACGCGGCGCTCGCGGTGGGTGGTCGGGCGGTGCTCTACACCGGCGGGTTCACCGACCCGGCCCGGCTGCGGGCCTCCGGTCACCCGGTCGCCGACACCCTCACCGACGCCGTGGCCCTGGCCCAGGAGGTCAGTTCCGCAGGTAGGTGA
- a CDS encoding response regulator transcription factor, with translation MRIVIADDAVLLREGLVRLLTESGHQVVAAVGDGDALVEAVVEHRPDVSIVDVRMPPSHTDEGLRAAVEARRLVPRTPILVLSQYVEVSYADDLLATTGGAGGGIGYLLKDRVAAIDEFLDALRRVAAGGTVLDPEVVGQLFARRRRDDPLRELTPREREVLALMAEGRSNTAIARALVVSDGAVEKHVRNIFTKLTLPPDTEQHRRVLAVLTYLRN, from the coding sequence ATGCGCATCGTGATCGCCGACGACGCCGTCCTGCTCCGCGAGGGGCTGGTGCGGCTGCTGACCGAGAGCGGTCACCAGGTGGTGGCCGCCGTCGGGGACGGCGACGCGCTGGTCGAGGCGGTGGTGGAGCACCGGCCGGACGTGTCGATCGTCGACGTCCGGATGCCCCCGTCGCACACCGACGAGGGGCTGCGCGCGGCGGTGGAGGCCCGCCGGCTGGTGCCGCGTACCCCGATCCTGGTGTTGTCCCAGTACGTCGAGGTCTCGTACGCCGACGACCTGCTGGCCACCACCGGCGGCGCGGGCGGCGGGATCGGCTATCTGCTCAAGGACCGGGTGGCCGCGATCGACGAGTTCCTGGACGCGCTGCGCCGGGTGGCGGCCGGCGGCACAGTGCTCGACCCGGAGGTGGTCGGTCAGCTCTTCGCCCGACGCCGTCGGGACGACCCGCTGCGCGAGCTGACCCCGCGCGAGCGCGAGGTGCTCGCCCTGATGGCCGAGGGGCGCTCCAACACCGCCATCGCCCGCGCGCTGGTGGTCAGCGACGGCGCGGTGGAGAAGCACGTGCGCAACATCTTCACCAAGCTCACCCTGCCGCCGGACACCGAGCAGCACCGGCGGGTGCTGGCCGTCCTCACCTACCTGCGGAACTGA
- a CDS encoding sensor histidine kinase, translating to MTAVAATSDQPTLAPSIPRQLFVDSGYVLLGLPLALTSFVVLVVGLAVGVGLVVTVIGLPIISGTLYAARGLADIERLRLPAVLRQPRIRPHYRLPEAGANTWRRIFVPMRDAQSWLDVAHGVLRLIVSVITFVVTLAWWAAAVTGSLYWAYDWTLPRREGDSDLAQLLGLGDSTTARIGLTTAIGVFFLITLPIVVRGCALLQASFARALLTGVAEMRDRITVLEEQKRAAVSAEASALRRLERDIHDGPQQRLVRLAMDLSRARQQLASDPEAAGRTIDEAVTQTRDTLAELRALSRGIAPPILVDRGLPSALAALAGRGLIPIELQVDPQLGTPGGRLDPAVENTAYFMVAEALTNVAKHSRATEATVALTRQGSHLLVRVGDDGQGGAHLAKGHGLVGIADRVRAAGGELAVVSPAGGPTEIRAELPL from the coding sequence ATGACCGCCGTTGCCGCCACCAGCGACCAGCCGACACTGGCACCGAGCATCCCCCGCCAGCTCTTCGTCGACTCCGGGTACGTGCTGCTCGGCCTACCCCTGGCCCTGACCAGCTTCGTCGTCCTCGTCGTGGGCCTCGCGGTCGGCGTCGGGCTGGTGGTCACGGTCATCGGCCTGCCGATCATCAGCGGCACCCTGTACGCCGCCCGCGGGCTGGCCGACATCGAGCGGCTGCGGCTGCCTGCGGTACTCCGTCAGCCCCGGATCAGGCCGCACTACCGGCTGCCGGAGGCGGGGGCGAACACCTGGCGGCGGATCTTCGTGCCGATGCGGGACGCCCAGTCCTGGCTCGACGTGGCACACGGCGTGCTGCGTCTGATCGTGTCGGTCATCACGTTCGTGGTGACGCTGGCCTGGTGGGCCGCCGCGGTCACCGGCTCGCTCTACTGGGCGTACGACTGGACGCTGCCGCGCCGCGAGGGCGACAGCGACCTCGCCCAACTGCTCGGCCTGGGCGACTCGACCACCGCGCGGATCGGGCTGACCACCGCGATCGGTGTGTTCTTCCTGATCACCCTGCCGATCGTGGTCCGGGGCTGCGCGCTGCTCCAGGCGAGCTTCGCCCGGGCGCTGCTGACCGGGGTGGCCGAGATGCGGGACCGGATCACCGTGCTGGAGGAGCAGAAGCGTGCCGCCGTCTCCGCCGAGGCGTCCGCGCTGCGCCGGCTGGAACGCGACATTCACGACGGCCCCCAGCAGCGCCTGGTCCGGCTGGCGATGGACCTCAGCCGGGCCCGGCAGCAGCTCGCCTCCGACCCGGAGGCGGCCGGCCGGACCATCGACGAGGCCGTCACACAGACCCGGGACACGTTGGCCGAGCTGCGGGCGCTGTCCCGGGGCATCGCCCCACCGATCCTGGTCGACCGGGGCCTGCCCAGCGCCCTCGCCGCGCTCGCCGGCCGGGGGCTGATCCCGATCGAGCTCCAGGTGGACCCGCAGCTCGGCACACCTGGCGGGCGGCTCGACCCGGCGGTGGAGAACACCGCGTACTTCATGGTGGCCGAGGCGTTGACCAATGTCGCCAAGCACAGCCGGGCCACCGAAGCCACCGTCGCGCTGACCCGGCAGGGCAGCCATCTCCTGGTGCGGGTGGGCGACGACGGGCAGGGCGGTGCGCACCTGGCCAAGGGGCACGGGCTGGTCGGCATCGCCGACCGGGTGCGGGCCGCCGGCGGCGAACTGGCCGTCGTCAGCCCGGCCGGCGGGCCCACCGAGATCCGTGCGGAGCTTCCGCTGTGA
- a CDS encoding redox-sensing transcriptional repressor Rex, translating into MSQHRHPGAPGRAGAVPALPDLPEATVARLPEYLRALHNLADAGHETVSSEGLSAAAGVNSAKLRKDLSHLGSYGTRGVGYDVALLIEQIEYVLGLTQRRAVALVGVGNLGHALAGYDGFASRGFRIAALLDADPSRVGEEINGLVVRHVDELPAIAAEESIAIGVIATPAAAAQQVADQLVAVGVTSILNFAPCVLSVPEGVDVRKVDLAIELQILSFHEHRKASLTALPATGGSALTALPGGLAATDTQEAIGT; encoded by the coding sequence ATGAGTCAGCATCGTCACCCAGGCGCGCCCGGCCGCGCCGGTGCCGTACCGGCGCTCCCGGACCTGCCCGAGGCGACCGTCGCGCGGCTCCCGGAATACCTGCGTGCGCTGCACAACCTCGCCGACGCCGGCCACGAGACGGTCTCCAGCGAGGGCCTGTCCGCCGCCGCTGGGGTCAACTCCGCCAAGCTCCGCAAGGACCTCTCCCACCTCGGCTCGTACGGCACCCGGGGCGTCGGCTACGACGTCGCGCTGCTGATCGAGCAGATCGAGTACGTGCTCGGGCTCACCCAGCGCAGGGCGGTCGCCCTGGTCGGCGTGGGTAATCTCGGTCACGCTCTCGCCGGTTACGACGGCTTCGCGAGCCGGGGCTTCCGGATCGCCGCACTGCTCGACGCCGACCCCTCCCGGGTCGGCGAAGAGATCAACGGCCTGGTGGTCCGGCATGTCGACGAGCTGCCGGCGATCGCTGCGGAGGAGTCCATCGCGATCGGCGTGATCGCCACCCCGGCCGCCGCCGCCCAGCAGGTCGCCGACCAGCTGGTCGCGGTCGGCGTGACGAGCATCCTCAACTTCGCGCCGTGCGTACTCTCGGTTCCGGAGGGGGTTGACGTGCGCAAGGTCGACCTCGCCATCGAGCTGCAGATTCTGTCCTTCCACGAGCACCGCAAGGCGTCACTGACCGCGCTTCCCGCCACCGGCGGGTCCGCTCTCACCGCCCTGCCGGGTGGCCTCGCGGCCACCGACACCCAGGAGGCGATCGGCACGTGA